The Metabacillus sediminilitoris genome window below encodes:
- a CDS encoding LysR family transcriptional regulator, with amino-acid sequence MDFKQIRYFMEVAEREHVTEAADSLHVAQSSVSRQIVNLENELGVDLFIREGRRVHLTPIGKIFYERMKHAMNVMDDARREVEEYLDPEKGTIRIAFPISLAAYTLPTAIYAFRERYPEAKFHLKQGLYRELIDGVIKGDFNLALIGPLPLEEKKINRKVLFTENIVALLPIHHRLAKKSSIKLRELVDEPFCLLPEGFVFRDMVVNACQDLGFSPTVAFEGDDIDALKGLVSAGLGVTLMPEVTLVDSLPRSTVKIPLVEPNVTRTVGVITPKERVLLPTEKLFYNFLQEFFARLDEFKN; translated from the coding sequence ATGGACTTTAAACAAATCCGATATTTTATGGAAGTTGCTGAACGGGAACATGTAACAGAAGCCGCAGATTCCTTACATGTAGCACAATCTTCTGTCAGCAGACAAATTGTCAATTTAGAAAACGAATTAGGTGTAGACTTGTTCATAAGAGAAGGACGAAGAGTTCATTTAACACCAATTGGAAAAATATTTTATGAACGAATGAAACACGCAATGAATGTGATGGATGATGCAAGACGTGAGGTTGAGGAATATTTAGATCCGGAAAAAGGTACGATACGAATTGCTTTTCCGATTAGTCTTGCAGCATATACATTACCAACGGCGATCTATGCGTTTAGAGAACGCTACCCTGAAGCGAAGTTTCATCTCAAACAAGGATTGTACCGCGAATTAATTGACGGTGTGATTAAAGGGGACTTTAATCTGGCATTAATTGGTCCATTGCCACTTGAAGAGAAAAAAATTAACCGGAAAGTATTGTTTACAGAAAATATTGTCGCACTTTTGCCTATTCACCATCGTCTTGCCAAAAAATCCTCGATAAAACTTCGTGAATTGGTTGATGAACCATTTTGTTTATTGCCTGAAGGATTCGTCTTTCGCGATATGGTTGTAAATGCTTGTCAGGATCTTGGCTTCTCGCCAACTGTAGCGTTTGAGGGTGATGATATTGATGCATTGAAAGGGCTTGTGTCAGCTGGACTCGGTGTGACCTTAATGCCTGAAGTCACATTAGTTGATAGCCTGCCGCGCTCAACCGTGAAAATCCCATTGGTTGAACCAAATGTAACCCGAACAGTAGGTGTGATTACCCCGAAGGAACGAGTCCTGCTTCCAACTGAAAAATTATTTTACAATTTTCTGCAGGAATTTTTCGCGAGATTGGATGAATTTAAAAATTGA
- a CDS encoding MarR family transcriptional regulator: protein MRWVNIHLFNEDGELLPEEMETINQLTKIPIHSLNLDAIAVVTNVYRVAQGLRNKMEREVLSEYGLSWTAFSMLYDLWIWESIETKKLAESAGVSKATVSNITKTLERKELCYRKSDTRDRRMTFVALTDKGKQVMEKLYPRFHVGEIEIVSGLSIDEQKSMTKLLRKVIRENHF, encoded by the coding sequence ATGAGGTGGGTTAATATTCATTTATTTAATGAGGATGGGGAACTGCTTCCCGAAGAAATGGAGACAATCAATCAGTTAACGAAAATCCCGATTCACTCGCTAAATCTAGATGCGATTGCAGTTGTTACAAATGTCTATCGGGTCGCACAAGGGTTAAGAAACAAAATGGAACGGGAAGTCTTATCTGAATATGGGTTATCATGGACGGCATTTTCGATGCTATATGATTTGTGGATTTGGGAATCCATCGAGACGAAAAAATTAGCTGAGTCAGCAGGTGTATCAAAAGCCACAGTAAGTAATATAACGAAAACACTTGAACGAAAAGAGCTATGTTATAGAAAAAGTGACACTAGGGACAGAAGGATGACTTTCGTTGCGTTAACCGACAAGGGAAAGCAAGTGATGGAGAAGCTATATCCGCGATTCCATGTAGGCGAAATCGAGATTGTTTCTGGATTGTCAATAGATGAACAAAAGAGTATGACTAAATTACTAAGAAAAGTCATTCGAGAAAATCATTTCTAA
- the tyrS gene encoding tyrosine--tRNA ligase yields the protein MSHFIEQLNEEQLTEVRRQMQIYSQGVKEIIPTEELENKIAKSILENKPLKIKLGLDPSAPDVHLGHTVVLNKMRQFQENGHIIQLIIGDFTGKIGDPTGKSVARKQLTDEEVKHNAKTYFEQFAKVIDMEKVELHYNSKWLSTLNFEDVIQLAGKITVARLLERDDFEERIAFGKPISLHEFFYPLMQGYDSVVLECDIELGGTDQHFNILMGRHFQEKFGKEKQVALLMPLLEGLDGVEKMSKSKKNYIGIDESPQEMYGKAMSIPDELMNKYFELVTDFTPEQIQTIKDQIETGVLHPRDAKMLLGKTIVRMYHGLEAAESAEQHFISVFQHRSLPDEIPVIDWNGKMETTIIDLLVDLKLLNSKSEARRMIENRGVRINGNKVEDTNLQLLMTDGLIVQIGKRKFVKINIQ from the coding sequence ATGAGTCATTTCATTGAACAATTAAACGAGGAACAACTTACAGAAGTAAGGCGGCAAATGCAAATTTACAGCCAAGGCGTAAAAGAGATTATTCCAACGGAAGAGTTAGAAAATAAAATTGCAAAATCCATTTTAGAAAATAAACCACTAAAAATTAAACTAGGCTTAGATCCTTCAGCACCAGATGTGCATCTTGGCCATACTGTGGTCCTTAACAAAATGAGGCAGTTTCAAGAAAATGGTCACATCATCCAACTCATTATAGGTGACTTTACCGGAAAAATTGGCGATCCAACAGGAAAATCTGTTGCTCGAAAACAATTAACAGATGAAGAGGTTAAGCATAATGCGAAAACATACTTCGAACAATTTGCAAAGGTTATCGATATGGAAAAAGTCGAACTGCATTATAACTCAAAATGGTTATCAACATTAAACTTTGAAGATGTCATTCAACTAGCAGGAAAAATCACCGTCGCAAGGCTATTAGAAAGAGATGACTTTGAAGAACGAATTGCTTTTGGAAAACCAATTTCTCTGCATGAATTCTTTTACCCTCTAATGCAAGGATATGATTCCGTCGTATTAGAATGTGATATAGAACTAGGTGGAACAGATCAACACTTCAACATTTTGATGGGAAGACATTTTCAAGAAAAGTTTGGGAAGGAAAAGCAAGTAGCCTTGTTAATGCCATTATTAGAGGGGCTTGATGGTGTTGAGAAGATGTCTAAATCAAAGAAAAACTACATTGGTATTGATGAAAGTCCACAAGAAATGTACGGAAAAGCGATGTCCATTCCAGATGAATTAATGAATAAGTACTTCGAATTAGTAACAGATTTTACTCCTGAACAAATTCAAACCATTAAAGATCAGATCGAAACAGGTGTATTGCACCCAAGAGATGCAAAAATGTTATTAGGTAAGACAATTGTTAGAATGTACCATGGATTAGAAGCGGCGGAAAGCGCAGAACAACATTTTATCTCAGTCTTTCAACATAGGTCATTACCTGATGAGATTCCAGTGATTGATTGGAATGGAAAGATGGAAACAACCATCATAGACCTGCTTGTTGATTTAAAACTATTAAACTCTAAAAGTGAAGCCCGTAGAATGATTGAGAATAGGGGAGTTAGGATAAATGGAAACAAGGTCGAAGATACGAACTTACAACTTTTGATGACCGATGGATTAATCGTACAAATTGGTAAACGAAAATTCGTTAAAATAAATATACAATAA
- a CDS encoding DUF2187 family protein yields MAEDIVTNETSEEKTKVVKAEVGNTILIKSGTEKGTKAKVVVVRDNSVIVDYGKNPKTGEPYKTIVNHKNYKLVK; encoded by the coding sequence ATGGCAGAAGACATTGTAACAAATGAAACAAGCGAAGAAAAAACGAAAGTTGTAAAAGCAGAGGTAGGCAATACGATTTTAATCAAAAGTGGAACAGAGAAAGGAACAAAAGCGAAAGTGGTTGTGGTTCGGGATAACTCTGTTATTGTTGATTACGGGAAAAACCCAAAAACAGGCGAACCTTACAAAACGATCGTTAATCATAAAAATTATAAATTGGTTAAGTAA
- a CDS encoding glucose 1-dehydrogenase, whose amino-acid sequence MSSRYDGKVVLITGAGSGLGQASALQIAKEGAKLSLVDLNSDSLEETKKLILEAVPNAEVLLVTADVSNEEAVKNYVNQTVETFSRIDAFFNNAGIEGKQNPTEDYGIDEFRKVIGVNLNGVFFGMKYVLEVMKKQGSGSIVNTASVGGIRGVGNQSGYAASKHGVVGLTRNSGIEYGQYGISVKAIAPGAIMTPMVEGSLKQIDPDNWQEVGKQFVEPNPMKRFGKPEEVAYLVAFLLSDQANFINAVVIPIDGGQSYKY is encoded by the coding sequence ATGAGCAGTCGATATGATGGTAAAGTCGTATTAATTACAGGAGCAGGCTCTGGCCTAGGTCAAGCATCTGCTTTACAAATTGCTAAAGAAGGGGCAAAGCTTTCATTAGTAGATCTAAATAGTGATTCTTTAGAGGAAACCAAGAAATTAATTTTAGAGGCTGTACCAAATGCAGAGGTGCTTTTAGTTACTGCAGATGTTTCAAATGAAGAAGCAGTTAAAAATTATGTTAATCAAACAGTGGAAACATTCAGTAGAATTGATGCATTCTTTAATAATGCAGGAATAGAAGGGAAGCAGAATCCAACCGAAGATTATGGAATTGACGAGTTCCGTAAAGTAATAGGTGTTAACCTAAATGGTGTGTTTTTTGGGATGAAATATGTGCTAGAAGTAATGAAAAAACAAGGCTCTGGGTCGATCGTTAATACAGCTTCGGTTGGCGGGATCCGCGGTGTAGGTAATCAGTCAGGGTACGCAGCAAGTAAGCATGGGGTTGTCGGCTTAACAAGAAATTCTGGAATTGAATATGGTCAATACGGTATAAGCGTCAAAGCCATTGCACCAGGAGCAATCATGACACCAATGGTCGAAGGTTCATTAAAACAAATCGATCCAGACAATTGGCAAGAGGTAGGGAAGCAATTTGTTGAGCCAAACCCAATGAAACGCTTCGGTAAACCAGAAGAAGTGGCTTATTTAGTAGCATTCCTTCTCTCTGATCAAGCAAACTTCATTAACGCAGTTGTAATTCCAATTGATGGCGGACAATCTTATAAATATTAA
- a CDS encoding VOC family protein, which translates to MINILGQVMLYVNNQDESLQFWTEKAGFTLLSKEDTGEGMKWFVVAPTNDAQTSIVLHNKELVAKMSPGVNLETPSLMFFSENIDKLYNDFLEKNITVGEIVKMPGGRVFNFADNEENYFAVMEKK; encoded by the coding sequence TTGATTAATATCTTGGGTCAAGTCATGCTTTATGTAAATAATCAAGACGAGTCATTACAGTTTTGGACAGAAAAAGCTGGGTTTACCCTCCTTTCTAAGGAGGATACTGGCGAAGGAATGAAATGGTTTGTCGTTGCTCCAACGAATGATGCGCAAACAAGCATCGTTCTCCATAACAAGGAATTAGTTGCCAAGATGTCGCCTGGAGTTAATTTGGAAACTCCTTCTTTAATGTTTTTCTCAGAAAACATCGACAAGCTCTATAACGACTTTTTAGAAAAAAATATAACTGTTGGAGAAATTGTCAAAATGCCTGGGGGCAGAGTATTCAACTTTGCCGATAATGAAGAAAATTATTTTGCCGTGATGGAAAAAAAGTAA
- a CDS encoding YczE/YyaS/YitT family protein — MTRKNKTTFTFYVLGNLILTFGISLTIVSNLGTSPYDALLVGLSKVVGLTVGSWEIIIAFILIFCNSLLKRQRPELLGLITAFITGIGIDLWLFLLDDFIIPELWISKLICFGAGLIVLGFGTAIYLQANFAPMPLDRLMLIIHELTGLSILLSRTFLYLLFLIMALLSNGPIGIGTLLTVCLGGPILNYFMRFTEKISDLIDYSKHNQNHSV; from the coding sequence ATGACAAGGAAGAATAAAACGACATTCACTTTTTATGTGCTAGGAAATTTGATTCTAACCTTTGGTATTTCTCTTACGATTGTTTCAAACCTTGGAACATCACCTTATGATGCCCTTTTGGTCGGGCTATCAAAAGTTGTAGGTCTTACTGTCGGAAGCTGGGAAATTATCATCGCTTTCATACTCATATTTTGTAATTCGCTCTTAAAAAGACAAAGACCAGAATTATTAGGACTAATAACCGCATTTATAACAGGGATTGGCATTGATTTGTGGCTATTTTTATTAGATGATTTTATCATACCTGAACTTTGGATCAGTAAGCTCATTTGTTTTGGGGCGGGTTTGATCGTTTTAGGGTTTGGAACGGCCATTTACTTACAAGCAAATTTTGCTCCCATGCCACTAGACCGGTTAATGTTAATCATACATGAATTAACGGGATTGAGTATTTTATTATCCCGAACATTCTTATATCTTCTATTTTTAATAATGGCATTGTTATCCAATGGACCAATCGGCATTGGAACTTTATTAACCGTTTGTTTAGGAGGTCCGATTCTAAATTACTTTATGAGATTTACTGAAAAGATATCAGATCTCATTGATTATAGTAAGCATAATCAAAACCATTCTGTGTAG
- a CDS encoding GNAT family N-acetyltransferase yields the protein MEVKRITEEHDLKKALQIRNEVFVEEQGVPLENEFDEFDTLNGTCEHILVYYNDQPVGTGRVRIVDSVGKLERICILEAYRKFGLGKTIIKKLEEIAAEKGVSRVKLHGQTQAEGFYNKLGYLTSSDVFIEEDIPHVLMVKDFCAKKL from the coding sequence ATGGAGGTAAAAAGAATAACGGAGGAGCATGACCTGAAAAAGGCATTGCAAATCAGAAACGAAGTATTTGTTGAGGAACAAGGCGTTCCTTTAGAAAATGAATTTGATGAATTTGACACACTTAATGGTACATGTGAGCACATATTAGTTTATTACAATGATCAACCCGTCGGTACGGGAAGAGTAAGAATTGTAGATAGTGTTGGCAAATTGGAAAGAATTTGTATTTTAGAAGCTTACCGTAAATTTGGTCTTGGCAAAACAATAATTAAAAAGTTAGAGGAAATTGCAGCAGAAAAAGGCGTATCTCGGGTCAAATTGCACGGTCAAACACAGGCAGAGGGTTTTTATAATAAGCTTGGTTATTTGACTTCCTCAGATGTATTTATAGAGGAAGACATTCCGCATGTTTTAATGGTTAAGGATTTTTGCGCTAAAAAGCTATGA
- a CDS encoding MarR family winged helix-turn-helix transcriptional regulator, whose protein sequence is MKEILREIGMIARALDSISNIEFKEYDLMKGQYLYLVRICENPGMIQEKLAEMIKVDRTTAARAIKKLEIQGFIEKRNDDKNKKIKKLFPTEKGVNVYPFLKREGDYSNKVALSGFSEEEIDQIYQLLQRVRKNIEVEWDFVKKGGKREY, encoded by the coding sequence ATGAAAGAAATACTTCGTGAAATCGGGATGATCGCCAGGGCGTTAGATTCTATCAGTAATATCGAATTTAAAGAATATGACCTTATGAAAGGACAATATTTATATCTTGTGCGCATATGCGAAAATCCAGGAATGATTCAAGAAAAGCTGGCGGAGATGATCAAAGTAGACCGAACAACAGCTGCTCGTGCCATAAAAAAACTAGAGATTCAAGGCTTCATTGAAAAAAGAAATGATGATAAAAATAAAAAAATCAAAAAACTATTTCCAACAGAGAAGGGTGTGAACGTTTATCCTTTTTTAAAAAGAGAAGGAGACTATTCCAATAAGGTTGCATTAAGTGGATTTTCCGAAGAAGAAATCGACCAGATCTATCAGCTTCTTCAAAGGGTCAGAAAAAACATAGAGGTCGAGTGGGATTTCGTGAAAAAAGGAGGCAAGAGAGAATACTAA
- a CDS encoding sensor histidine kinase: protein MFSKNKLFSHHLNRTSGVALIVTALLTAIASEIKVVPFEGMEFRFGLGSITFFLFILIWPPVSLIRTGIITGVIVVCFRLVEDIVLYEAVAVTSLLTHLPAFLFYFIFALGLHLIKIERYKTHPFILGAWSSLFDLIGNGSEQLMRHGLLYQANLDLREFALISGVAIFRSYFVVGLYSSITVSEHKKRMQEMLEVGSELYAESLYLQKSMNHIEQITAASHDLYRKLKKKELHQLSVQALSIAQEIHEVKKDSQRILSGLTKITLRERDDHLFLSDVLNLVVMANEKYSELLKKKIMFHSHTTIDFQTDQQIPLLALYNNLTANAVEAINEKGEIHFELFEESAHTCFVIKDTGKGIPKEDVSIIFEPGYTTKFNEQGVAATGIGLSHVEEIIHRLEGQIHIETREKGTVFRISIPTKNIRK, encoded by the coding sequence ATGTTTTCTAAAAACAAACTTTTCAGTCATCATCTTAACAGAACGAGTGGCGTTGCATTAATTGTTACCGCTTTATTGACGGCGATTGCTAGTGAAATTAAAGTCGTTCCCTTTGAGGGAATGGAGTTCCGGTTTGGATTAGGGAGTATTACTTTTTTTCTGTTTATTTTGATTTGGCCCCCCGTTTCTCTAATACGAACTGGGATTATTACGGGCGTCATCGTCGTTTGTTTTCGACTAGTTGAGGATATCGTTCTTTATGAAGCTGTTGCGGTAACAAGCTTATTAACTCACTTACCAGCCTTTTTATTTTATTTTATCTTTGCACTTGGCTTACATCTGATTAAAATCGAAAGGTACAAAACACATCCCTTTATTTTAGGTGCCTGGTCTTCCCTTTTCGATTTGATCGGAAACGGTTCCGAACAGCTTATGCGACATGGTTTGTTGTACCAAGCTAATTTAGACCTTCGAGAATTTGCGTTAATAAGTGGAGTGGCCATCTTCCGAAGCTACTTTGTTGTAGGATTATATAGTTCCATTACAGTTTCAGAACATAAGAAACGGATGCAAGAAATGCTTGAGGTCGGTTCTGAATTATATGCGGAATCCCTCTACTTGCAAAAATCAATGAATCATATTGAACAAATTACCGCCGCAAGCCATGATTTATATCGAAAGTTAAAAAAGAAGGAGTTACATCAATTAAGTGTTCAAGCATTATCCATCGCCCAAGAAATTCATGAAGTTAAAAAAGATTCGCAACGAATTTTATCAGGACTTACGAAAATCACGTTACGAGAACGGGATGATCATCTGTTTCTTTCAGATGTACTTAACCTTGTTGTCATGGCAAATGAAAAATATAGTGAACTGTTAAAGAAAAAAATTATGTTTCATTCTCATACAACCATTGATTTCCAAACAGATCAACAAATCCCGCTTCTTGCTTTATATAATAATCTTACAGCCAATGCGGTGGAAGCAATTAACGAAAAAGGTGAGATTCATTTTGAACTATTCGAGGAATCGGCACACACCTGTTTCGTTATTAAAGATACAGGAAAAGGAATTCCAAAAGAGGATGTATCAATTATTTTTGAACCGGGATATACAACAAAATTCAATGAACAAGGTGTTGCTGCTACGGGGATTGGACTATCACATGTAGAAGAAATTATTCATAGACTTGAAGGACAAATTCACATTGAAACACGAGAAAAGGGGACGGTATTTCGTATTAGCATCCCAACTAAAAATATCCGAAAGTGA
- a CDS encoding response regulator has translation MRFFIVDDDTASRTMLRNIITGDHLGMVVGEAESGVKALSPILTIQPDVVLIDLLMPELDGIETIERLRVEGFQGQFIMISQIVNKEMVGEAYKIGVEFFIHKPINRVEIQSVLKRVSEQLRLKESLLTIQESLANIGLTKTMQKKPNVKEIVLSILNDMGMIGEVGSDDIIWIIEYLMNQGERAPQLPPLKDLYEVVASKGDSSTVDIKKESKAIEQRIRRTILTAVTNLATFGIIDYTNSEFEYYAPRYFDFQEIRNYMTTIQKGNTEPTKVKINVKKFLQVLYLETLEKYNQSY, from the coding sequence TTGCGTTTTTTTATTGTAGACGATGATACAGCGAGTCGAACGATGCTGAGAAATATCATCACGGGAGATCATCTCGGAATGGTCGTCGGTGAGGCAGAAAGCGGGGTGAAAGCCCTTTCTCCCATCCTTACGATACAGCCTGACGTTGTCTTAATCGACCTATTAATGCCTGAGTTAGATGGGATTGAAACGATTGAACGATTGAGAGTGGAAGGCTTTCAAGGTCAATTTATAATGATTTCTCAAATTGTAAACAAGGAAATGGTCGGTGAAGCCTATAAAATAGGCGTAGAATTTTTTATTCATAAGCCGATCAATCGTGTTGAAATCCAAAGTGTCTTAAAAAGAGTATCAGAGCAATTAAGATTAAAGGAATCTTTACTAACCATCCAGGAATCTCTGGCAAATATCGGTTTAACCAAAACGATGCAAAAAAAGCCAAATGTAAAAGAAATTGTTCTGTCGATCCTTAATGATATGGGGATGATCGGAGAAGTGGGAAGTGATGATATCATTTGGATCATTGAATACTTGATGAATCAGGGTGAAAGAGCTCCACAATTGCCGCCTTTAAAAGATTTATATGAGGTAGTAGCTAGTAAGGGGGATTCTAGTACAGTTGATATAAAAAAGGAAAGTAAAGCAATTGAACAGCGGATCCGCAGAACGATTCTGACAGCCGTTACTAATTTAGCTACATTTGGTATCATAGATTACACCAATTCTGAGTTTGAATATTATGCACCCCGTTATTTTGATTTTCAAGAAATACGAAATTATATGACAACTATTCAAAAAGGGAACACGGAGCCAACAAAGGTAAAAATTAACGTTAAAAAATTCCTTCAAGTGCTATACCTTGAAACACTAGAGAAATACAATCAAAGTTATTAG
- a CDS encoding cation:dicarboxylate symporter family transporter yields MKKKFTFTLAYQILVGLILGIAIGAIFYGNPAVETYLQPIGSVFMNMIKMIVVPIIISTLIVGVAGSGDIKQLGKLGGKTLLYFEIVTTVAIIVGLLAANVFKPGEGVDMSNLSKTDIDQYVQSSEEVQSQSHGVLDILVDIVPSNVFQSIVEGDMLAIIFFSVLFGLGIAAIGKKGKPVLSFFEGVADAMFWVTNLIMKFAPFGVFALIGVTVSKFGLESLLPLGKLMILVYAAMAFFIIAVLGGIAKLVGINIFHLIKILKDELLLAYSTSSSETVLPKVMQKMEKFGCPKDIVSFVLPTGYSFNLDGSTLYQAIAAIFIAQMYGIDLSISQQITLVLVLMVTSKGIAGVPGVSFVVLLATLGTVGIPLEGLAFIAGIDRLLDMARTVVNVVGNALATVVMSKWEGRFDINKKEEFYTTVKKLA; encoded by the coding sequence ATGAAGAAAAAGTTTACGTTTACTTTGGCATACCAAATTCTAGTCGGCTTAATCCTTGGGATCGCGATAGGGGCAATTTTCTACGGGAATCCTGCGGTAGAAACGTATTTACAACCAATTGGTAGCGTTTTCATGAATATGATTAAAATGATCGTCGTACCGATTATAATTTCTACGTTAATTGTAGGTGTTGCCGGGAGCGGCGATATAAAACAATTAGGTAAGCTTGGTGGTAAAACGCTGCTTTATTTTGAAATTGTGACAACGGTTGCGATTATCGTCGGCTTACTGGCAGCAAATGTTTTTAAGCCTGGTGAAGGTGTGGACATGTCAAACCTTTCAAAAACGGATATCGATCAATATGTTCAATCATCAGAAGAGGTACAAAGCCAAAGCCACGGAGTTTTGGATATTCTTGTAGACATTGTTCCGAGTAATGTGTTCCAATCAATCGTAGAGGGAGATATGCTTGCGATTATCTTCTTTTCCGTGTTATTTGGATTAGGGATTGCAGCGATTGGTAAAAAAGGAAAACCAGTGCTGTCCTTTTTTGAAGGTGTGGCAGATGCAATGTTCTGGGTGACAAACCTGATTATGAAGTTCGCTCCATTTGGTGTCTTCGCTTTGATCGGAGTTACAGTTTCAAAATTTGGTCTCGAATCCTTACTGCCGCTTGGAAAATTAATGATCCTCGTGTATGCAGCGATGGCGTTTTTCATTATTGCCGTGCTTGGCGGTATTGCAAAGCTTGTTGGCATCAATATTTTTCATCTTATCAAAATCTTGAAAGATGAACTGTTATTAGCGTATTCGACGTCTAGTTCAGAAACCGTACTACCAAAAGTGATGCAGAAAATGGAGAAGTTTGGCTGTCCAAAGGATATTGTTTCGTTTGTGCTTCCGACAGGTTATTCCTTTAATTTGGATGGCTCTACACTGTACCAAGCGATCGCAGCCATCTTTATCGCGCAAATGTATGGCATTGATTTAAGCATTTCACAACAAATTACGTTAGTACTAGTTTTAATGGTTACATCAAAGGGAATCGCTGGTGTACCAGGTGTTTCATTTGTTGTATTACTTGCTACCTTAGGAACGGTAGGTATTCCACTTGAAGGACTTGCATTTATTGCTGGAATTGACAGACTTCTCGATATGGCACGGACAGTCGTGAATGTCGTCGGTAATGCTCTAGCTACTGTTGTTATGTCTAAATGGGAAGGTCGATTCGACATAAATAAAAAAGAGGAATTCTATACAACTGTTAAAAAATTAGCGTAA
- a CDS encoding aspartyl-phosphate phosphatase Spo0E family protein, producing the protein MCTEVDELECRINQMRKILIWVAEETGLNSHSTLYYSQKLDVLITRYQNVKMKNPKKYMQDSYIDTK; encoded by the coding sequence ATGTGTACAGAAGTCGATGAATTAGAATGCAGAATTAATCAAATGAGAAAGATTTTGATCTGGGTTGCGGAAGAAACTGGCTTAAATAGTCACAGCACCCTATATTACAGTCAGAAGTTAGACGTGCTCATCACGAGGTATCAAAACGTAAAAATGAAAAATCCAAAAAAGTATATGCAAGATTCCTATATTGACACAAAATGA
- a CDS encoding 1,4-dihydroxy-2-naphthoate polyprenyltransferase: protein MENKELSPVKLMWKMTRPHTLTATFAPVILGSVIALYETKLDWLLFFAMMLACLALQIATNLFNEYYDWKRGLDTAESVGIGGGIVRHGLKPQNVLTVAILLYVLAAIIGVYICMNSSWWLMVIGLFGMAVGYLYTGGPLPIAYTPFGELFSGLLMGTGFVLIALFIQTNTLTVQSVLISIPLGILVGAINMSNNIRDIEEDTKGGRKTLAILLGREKGIIALAIAFAVSYLWIVVLVVIGYVSPWALVVFLTVKKPISAIQGFQKGATEPQYMRVAMKSTAMTNTIFGFLLSAGLLISYFF from the coding sequence ATGGAAAATAAAGAATTAAGTCCTGTAAAATTAATGTGGAAAATGACGCGTCCACATACGTTAACAGCGACATTTGCTCCAGTCATTTTAGGATCAGTGATCGCTCTATATGAAACAAAGCTCGATTGGCTTTTATTTTTCGCCATGATGCTTGCATGTTTAGCTTTGCAAATCGCGACAAATCTATTTAATGAATACTATGATTGGAAACGCGGATTGGATACTGCTGAATCTGTAGGAATTGGCGGCGGAATTGTACGCCATGGTTTGAAGCCGCAAAATGTGTTAACGGTAGCGATTTTATTGTATGTTTTAGCTGCCATTATCGGTGTGTATATTTGTATGAATAGCAGTTGGTGGTTAATGGTCATTGGTTTATTCGGGATGGCTGTTGGTTATTTATATACGGGTGGACCATTACCAATAGCGTATACGCCCTTTGGAGAGTTATTCTCCGGTTTGTTAATGGGAACAGGCTTTGTATTAATTGCTTTATTTATTCAAACGAATACGTTAACTGTTCAAAGTGTGTTAATTTCTATTCCGCTTGGAATTCTAGTAGGGGCCATTAACATGTCCAATAACATCCGTGATATTGAGGAAGATACTAAAGGCGGACGAAAAACGTTGGCAATTCTTCTTGGCAGAGAAAAGGGAATTATTGCTTTAGCCATTGCATTTGCCGTTTCTTATTTATGGATTGTGGTTCTTGTAGTGATAGGTTATGTCAGTCCTTGGGCATTGGTCGTGTTTTTAACTGTGAAAAAACCAATCTCAGCGATTCAAGGATTCCAAAAAGGAGCTACCGAACCGCAATATATGCGAGTAGCGATGAAATCAACAGCTATGACGAATACGATTTTCGGATTCTTATTATCTGCAGGGTTATTAATTAGTTATTTCTTTTAA